The following are from one region of the Anguilla rostrata isolate EN2019 chromosome 7, ASM1855537v3, whole genome shotgun sequence genome:
- the LOC135259961 gene encoding carboxypeptidase Z-like isoform X1, translating to MKNGQTYGRCRASDEDRARCTDMMLGYCDDMPYTRTIFPNLLDHRSREEAEAGAEYLLLSVVESLLKGECTPDVRMLGCSVLAPRCERDRALKPCRSSCEAVQRSCAHAFEAIEMAWPYFLDCDRFFVSDEEGCYDPLEGLREKEEAVLASVSPEEPGTIIQFIYHTNAQMINILKKTAAMCPDIASTYSIGRSVEGKELLVIEFSSNPGQHELLEPEVKLIGNMHGNEVLGRQLLIYLAQYLCSEYLLGNQRVQALVETTRIHILTSMNPDGYQLASSEVEGSNDPDSEEGPWYNGWITGRANAQNLDLNRNFPDLTSIVYSRRRTRRYRTNRIPIPDSYWSGKVAPETYAVMKWIRSIPFVISASLHGGELVVSYPFDFSRHPLEHKVLSPTPDEQIFKQLARTYADAHTTMASNETDRCGASFAGKGGIINGAEWYSFAGGMADFNYLHTNCFEITVELGCDKYPVEEDLYTGWRDNKEALLSFMESVHRGIKGIVKDEYGNGIKGASISVRGIRHDITTAEGGDYWRLLTPGIHILTASAPGYTRMMKKIYLPARMQKAGRVDFVLKMAILEPDVDYFNPPAMGTYDRFDPFNQFERYTRSELGVNGEERQEKPWWWAYFAQSGISAPTWLLRNY from the exons ATGAAAAACGGACAAACTTACG GAAGATGCAGAGCTTCAGATGAAGACAGAG CCAGGTGCACGGACATGATGCTGGGCTACTGCGACGACATGCCGTACACCCGGACCATCTTCCCCAACCTCCTGGACCACCGGAGccgggaggaggcggaggcgggggcggaGTACCTGCTGCTGAGCGTGGTGGAGTCGCTGCTGAAGGGGGAGTGCACGCCGGACGTGCGCATGCTGGGCTGCTCGGTGCTGGCGCCGCGCTGCGAGCGGGACCGCGCCCTCAAGCCGTGCCGCAGCTCGTGCGAGGCCGTGCAGCGCAGCTGCGCCCACGCCTTCGAGGCCATCGAGATGGCCTGGCCCTACTTCCTGGACTGCGACCGCTTCTTCGTCAGCGACGAGGAGGGCTGCTACGACCCCCTGGAGGGGCTGAGAG AGAAAGAAGAGGCGGTCCTTGCCAGCGTCTCCCCAGAAGAGCCTGGCACCATCATCCAGTTCATCTACCACACGAACGCGCAGATGATAAACATACTGAAGAAGACGGCTGCGATGTGCCCCGACATCGCCTCCACCTACAGCATCGGTCGGAGCGTGGAGGGCAAAGAGCTTCTGGTGATCGAGTTTTCCAGTAACCCGGGGCAACATGAGTTGC TCGAGCCGGAAGTGAAGCTCATTGGCAACATGCACGGGAACGAGGTGCTGGGCAGGCAGCTGCTGATCTACCTGGCCCAGTACCTGTGCTCGGAGTACCTGCTGGGGAACCAGCGCGTCCAGGCGCTCGTCGAAACCACCCGCATCCACATCCTCACCTCCATGAACCCCGACGGCTACCAGCTAGCCTCCTCAGAGGTAGAGGGTAGCAATGACCCAGACAGCGAAGAA GGTCCCTGGTACAACGGGTGGATCACCGGACGGGCCAACGCCCAGAACCTTGACCTGAACAGGAACTTCCCTGACCTGACGTCCATCGTTTACAGCCGCCGCAGGACGCGGCGTTACCGCACCAACCGCATCCCCATCCCAGACTCTTACTGGTCTGGTAAG GTGGCTCCGGAGACGTACGCTGTGATGAAGTGGATCCGGTCCATCCCCTTCGTGATCTCCGCCAGTCTGCACGGGGGCGAGCTCGTCGTCTCCTACCCGTTCGACTTCTCCAGACACCCGCTGGAACACAAGGttctctcccccaccccggATGAGCAG ATATTCAAGCAGCTGGCCAGGACCTATGCAGATGCCCACACCACCATGGCCAGTAACGAAACTGACAGATGTGGTGCCTCGTTCGCCGGTAAAGGTGGCATAATTAATGGAGCGGAGTGGTACAGCTTTGCGGGAG GAATGGCTGACTTCAACTATCTTCACACAAACTGCTTTGAGATCACAGTTGAGCTGGGCTGTGACAAATATCCTGTGGAAGAGGACCTGTACACCGGCTGGCGGGATAACAAAGAGGCTCTGTTGAGCTTCATGGAATCA GTCCATCGTGGTATAAAGGGAATAGTAAAAGACGAATATGGAAATGGAATCAAAGGAGCGAGTATTTCAGTTAGAGGAATCAGGCATGACATCACAACAG cTGAAGGTGGGGACTACTGGAGGCTCCTGACCCCGGGCATCCACATCCTCACGGCCTCGGCCCCCGGCTACACCAGGATGATGAAGAAGATCTACCTGCCCGCGCGGATGCAGAAGGCCGGCCGCGTGGACTTCGTGCTCAAGATGGCCATCCTGGAGCCCGACGTCGACTACTTCAACCCGCCGGCCATGGGCACCTACGACCGCTTCGACCCCTTCAACCAGTTCGAGCGCTACACCCGGAGCGAGCTGGGGGTGAACggggaggagaggcaggaaaAGCCCTGGTGGTGGGCCTACTTCGCCCAGTCGGGCATCTCCGCCCCCACCTGGCTCCTGCGGAACTATTAG
- the LOC135259961 gene encoding carboxypeptidase Z-like isoform X5, translating into MKNGQTYGRCRASDEDRARCTDMMLGYCDDMPYTRTIFPNLLDHRSREEAEAGAEYLLLSVVESLLKGECTPDVRMLGCSVLAPRCERDRALKPCRSSCEAVQRSCAHAFEAIEMAWPYFLDCDRFFVSDEEGCYDPLEGLREKEEAVLASVSPEEPGTIIQFIYHTNAQMINILKKTAAMCPDIASTYSIGRSVEGKELLVIEFSSNPGQHELLEPEVKLIGNMHGNEVLGRQLLIYLAQYLCSEYLLGNQRVQALVETTRIHILTSMNPDGYQLASSEGPWYNGWITGRANAQNLDLNRNFPDLTSIVYSRRRTRRYRTNRIPIPDSYWSGKVAPETYAVMKWIRSIPFVISASLHGGELVVSYPFDFSRHPLEHKVLSPTPDEQIFKQLARTYADAHTTMASNETDRCGASFAGKGGIINGAEWYSFAGGMADFNYLHTNCFEITVELGCDKYPVEEDLYTGWRDNKEALLSFMESVHRGIKGIVKDEYGNGIKGASISVRGIRHDITTAEGGDYWRLLTPGIHILTASAPGYTRMMKKIYLPARMQKAGRVDFVLKMAILEPDVDYFNPPAMGTYDRFDPFNQFERYTRSELGVNGEERQEKPWWWAYFAQSGISAPTWLLRNY; encoded by the exons ATGAAAAACGGACAAACTTACG GAAGATGCAGAGCTTCAGATGAAGACAGAG CCAGGTGCACGGACATGATGCTGGGCTACTGCGACGACATGCCGTACACCCGGACCATCTTCCCCAACCTCCTGGACCACCGGAGccgggaggaggcggaggcgggggcggaGTACCTGCTGCTGAGCGTGGTGGAGTCGCTGCTGAAGGGGGAGTGCACGCCGGACGTGCGCATGCTGGGCTGCTCGGTGCTGGCGCCGCGCTGCGAGCGGGACCGCGCCCTCAAGCCGTGCCGCAGCTCGTGCGAGGCCGTGCAGCGCAGCTGCGCCCACGCCTTCGAGGCCATCGAGATGGCCTGGCCCTACTTCCTGGACTGCGACCGCTTCTTCGTCAGCGACGAGGAGGGCTGCTACGACCCCCTGGAGGGGCTGAGAG AGAAAGAAGAGGCGGTCCTTGCCAGCGTCTCCCCAGAAGAGCCTGGCACCATCATCCAGTTCATCTACCACACGAACGCGCAGATGATAAACATACTGAAGAAGACGGCTGCGATGTGCCCCGACATCGCCTCCACCTACAGCATCGGTCGGAGCGTGGAGGGCAAAGAGCTTCTGGTGATCGAGTTTTCCAGTAACCCGGGGCAACATGAGTTGC TCGAGCCGGAAGTGAAGCTCATTGGCAACATGCACGGGAACGAGGTGCTGGGCAGGCAGCTGCTGATCTACCTGGCCCAGTACCTGTGCTCGGAGTACCTGCTGGGGAACCAGCGCGTCCAGGCGCTCGTCGAAACCACCCGCATCCACATCCTCACCTCCATGAACCCCGACGGCTACCAGCTAGCCTCCTCAGAG GGTCCCTGGTACAACGGGTGGATCACCGGACGGGCCAACGCCCAGAACCTTGACCTGAACAGGAACTTCCCTGACCTGACGTCCATCGTTTACAGCCGCCGCAGGACGCGGCGTTACCGCACCAACCGCATCCCCATCCCAGACTCTTACTGGTCTGGTAAG GTGGCTCCGGAGACGTACGCTGTGATGAAGTGGATCCGGTCCATCCCCTTCGTGATCTCCGCCAGTCTGCACGGGGGCGAGCTCGTCGTCTCCTACCCGTTCGACTTCTCCAGACACCCGCTGGAACACAAGGttctctcccccaccccggATGAGCAG ATATTCAAGCAGCTGGCCAGGACCTATGCAGATGCCCACACCACCATGGCCAGTAACGAAACTGACAGATGTGGTGCCTCGTTCGCCGGTAAAGGTGGCATAATTAATGGAGCGGAGTGGTACAGCTTTGCGGGAG GAATGGCTGACTTCAACTATCTTCACACAAACTGCTTTGAGATCACAGTTGAGCTGGGCTGTGACAAATATCCTGTGGAAGAGGACCTGTACACCGGCTGGCGGGATAACAAAGAGGCTCTGTTGAGCTTCATGGAATCA GTCCATCGTGGTATAAAGGGAATAGTAAAAGACGAATATGGAAATGGAATCAAAGGAGCGAGTATTTCAGTTAGAGGAATCAGGCATGACATCACAACAG cTGAAGGTGGGGACTACTGGAGGCTCCTGACCCCGGGCATCCACATCCTCACGGCCTCGGCCCCCGGCTACACCAGGATGATGAAGAAGATCTACCTGCCCGCGCGGATGCAGAAGGCCGGCCGCGTGGACTTCGTGCTCAAGATGGCCATCCTGGAGCCCGACGTCGACTACTTCAACCCGCCGGCCATGGGCACCTACGACCGCTTCGACCCCTTCAACCAGTTCGAGCGCTACACCCGGAGCGAGCTGGGGGTGAACggggaggagaggcaggaaaAGCCCTGGTGGTGGGCCTACTTCGCCCAGTCGGGCATCTCCGCCCCCACCTGGCTCCTGCGGAACTATTAG
- the LOC135259961 gene encoding carboxypeptidase Z-like isoform X4: MYTEYKRIKMNVVVFALNVAAVVVWCAPRRCEPGDEILGRCRASDEARCTDMMLGYCDDMPYTRTIFPNLLDHRSREEAEAGAEYLLLSVVESLLKGECTPDVRMLGCSVLAPRCERDRALKPCRSSCEAVQRSCAHAFEAIEMAWPYFLDCDRFFVSDEEGCYDPLEGLREKEEAVLASVSPEEPGTIIQFIYHTNAQMINILKKTAAMCPDIASTYSIGRSVEGKELLVIEFSSNPGQHELLEPEVKLIGNMHGNEVLGRQLLIYLAQYLCSEYLLGNQRVQALVETTRIHILTSMNPDGYQLASSEVEGSNDPDSEEGPWYNGWITGRANAQNLDLNRNFPDLTSIVYSRRRTRRYRTNRIPIPDSYWSGKVAPETYAVMKWIRSIPFVISASLHGGELVVSYPFDFSRHPLEHKVLSPTPDEQIFKQLARTYADAHTTMASNETDRCGASFAGKGGIINGAEWYSFAGGMADFNYLHTNCFEITVELGCDKYPVEEDLYTGWRDNKEALLSFMESVHRGIKGIVKDEYGNGIKGASISVRGIRHDITTAEGGDYWRLLTPGIHILTASAPGYTRMMKKIYLPARMQKAGRVDFVLKMAILEPDVDYFNPPAMGTYDRFDPFNQFERYTRSELGVNGEERQEKPWWWAYFAQSGISAPTWLLRNY, encoded by the exons ATGTATACGGAGTACAAACGGATCAAGATGAAcgttgttgtttttgcattaaatGTAGCGGCTGTGGTCGTCTGGTGTGCCCCACGACGTTGCGAACCTGGAGACGAAATTTTAG GAAGATGCAGAGCTTCAGATGA AGCCAGGTGCACGGACATGATGCTGGGCTACTGCGACGACATGCCGTACACCCGGACCATCTTCCCCAACCTCCTGGACCACCGGAGccgggaggaggcggaggcgggggcggaGTACCTGCTGCTGAGCGTGGTGGAGTCGCTGCTGAAGGGGGAGTGCACGCCGGACGTGCGCATGCTGGGCTGCTCGGTGCTGGCGCCGCGCTGCGAGCGGGACCGCGCCCTCAAGCCGTGCCGCAGCTCGTGCGAGGCCGTGCAGCGCAGCTGCGCCCACGCCTTCGAGGCCATCGAGATGGCCTGGCCCTACTTCCTGGACTGCGACCGCTTCTTCGTCAGCGACGAGGAGGGCTGCTACGACCCCCTGGAGGGGCTGAGAG AGAAAGAAGAGGCGGTCCTTGCCAGCGTCTCCCCAGAAGAGCCTGGCACCATCATCCAGTTCATCTACCACACGAACGCGCAGATGATAAACATACTGAAGAAGACGGCTGCGATGTGCCCCGACATCGCCTCCACCTACAGCATCGGTCGGAGCGTGGAGGGCAAAGAGCTTCTGGTGATCGAGTTTTCCAGTAACCCGGGGCAACATGAGTTGC TCGAGCCGGAAGTGAAGCTCATTGGCAACATGCACGGGAACGAGGTGCTGGGCAGGCAGCTGCTGATCTACCTGGCCCAGTACCTGTGCTCGGAGTACCTGCTGGGGAACCAGCGCGTCCAGGCGCTCGTCGAAACCACCCGCATCCACATCCTCACCTCCATGAACCCCGACGGCTACCAGCTAGCCTCCTCAGAGGTAGAGGGTAGCAATGACCCAGACAGCGAAGAA GGTCCCTGGTACAACGGGTGGATCACCGGACGGGCCAACGCCCAGAACCTTGACCTGAACAGGAACTTCCCTGACCTGACGTCCATCGTTTACAGCCGCCGCAGGACGCGGCGTTACCGCACCAACCGCATCCCCATCCCAGACTCTTACTGGTCTGGTAAG GTGGCTCCGGAGACGTACGCTGTGATGAAGTGGATCCGGTCCATCCCCTTCGTGATCTCCGCCAGTCTGCACGGGGGCGAGCTCGTCGTCTCCTACCCGTTCGACTTCTCCAGACACCCGCTGGAACACAAGGttctctcccccaccccggATGAGCAG ATATTCAAGCAGCTGGCCAGGACCTATGCAGATGCCCACACCACCATGGCCAGTAACGAAACTGACAGATGTGGTGCCTCGTTCGCCGGTAAAGGTGGCATAATTAATGGAGCGGAGTGGTACAGCTTTGCGGGAG GAATGGCTGACTTCAACTATCTTCACACAAACTGCTTTGAGATCACAGTTGAGCTGGGCTGTGACAAATATCCTGTGGAAGAGGACCTGTACACCGGCTGGCGGGATAACAAAGAGGCTCTGTTGAGCTTCATGGAATCA GTCCATCGTGGTATAAAGGGAATAGTAAAAGACGAATATGGAAATGGAATCAAAGGAGCGAGTATTTCAGTTAGAGGAATCAGGCATGACATCACAACAG cTGAAGGTGGGGACTACTGGAGGCTCCTGACCCCGGGCATCCACATCCTCACGGCCTCGGCCCCCGGCTACACCAGGATGATGAAGAAGATCTACCTGCCCGCGCGGATGCAGAAGGCCGGCCGCGTGGACTTCGTGCTCAAGATGGCCATCCTGGAGCCCGACGTCGACTACTTCAACCCGCCGGCCATGGGCACCTACGACCGCTTCGACCCCTTCAACCAGTTCGAGCGCTACACCCGGAGCGAGCTGGGGGTGAACggggaggagaggcaggaaaAGCCCTGGTGGTGGGCCTACTTCGCCCAGTCGGGCATCTCCGCCCCCACCTGGCTCCTGCGGAACTATTAG
- the LOC135259961 gene encoding carboxypeptidase Z-like isoform X3 has translation MKNGQTYGRCRASDEARCTDMMLGYCDDMPYTRTIFPNLLDHRSREEAEAGAEYLLLSVVESLLKGECTPDVRMLGCSVLAPRCERDRALKPCRSSCEAVQRSCAHAFEAIEMAWPYFLDCDRFFVSDEEGCYDPLEGLREKEEAVLASVSPEEPGTIIQFIYHTNAQMINILKKTAAMCPDIASTYSIGRSVEGKELLVIEFSSNPGQHELLEPEVKLIGNMHGNEVLGRQLLIYLAQYLCSEYLLGNQRVQALVETTRIHILTSMNPDGYQLASSEVEGSNDPDSEEGPWYNGWITGRANAQNLDLNRNFPDLTSIVYSRRRTRRYRTNRIPIPDSYWSGKVAPETYAVMKWIRSIPFVISASLHGGELVVSYPFDFSRHPLEHKVLSPTPDEQIFKQLARTYADAHTTMASNETDRCGASFAGKGGIINGAEWYSFAGGMADFNYLHTNCFEITVELGCDKYPVEEDLYTGWRDNKEALLSFMESVHRGIKGIVKDEYGNGIKGASISVRGIRHDITTAEGGDYWRLLTPGIHILTASAPGYTRMMKKIYLPARMQKAGRVDFVLKMAILEPDVDYFNPPAMGTYDRFDPFNQFERYTRSELGVNGEERQEKPWWWAYFAQSGISAPTWLLRNY, from the exons ATGAAAAACGGACAAACTTACG GAAGATGCAGAGCTTCAGATGA AGCCAGGTGCACGGACATGATGCTGGGCTACTGCGACGACATGCCGTACACCCGGACCATCTTCCCCAACCTCCTGGACCACCGGAGccgggaggaggcggaggcgggggcggaGTACCTGCTGCTGAGCGTGGTGGAGTCGCTGCTGAAGGGGGAGTGCACGCCGGACGTGCGCATGCTGGGCTGCTCGGTGCTGGCGCCGCGCTGCGAGCGGGACCGCGCCCTCAAGCCGTGCCGCAGCTCGTGCGAGGCCGTGCAGCGCAGCTGCGCCCACGCCTTCGAGGCCATCGAGATGGCCTGGCCCTACTTCCTGGACTGCGACCGCTTCTTCGTCAGCGACGAGGAGGGCTGCTACGACCCCCTGGAGGGGCTGAGAG AGAAAGAAGAGGCGGTCCTTGCCAGCGTCTCCCCAGAAGAGCCTGGCACCATCATCCAGTTCATCTACCACACGAACGCGCAGATGATAAACATACTGAAGAAGACGGCTGCGATGTGCCCCGACATCGCCTCCACCTACAGCATCGGTCGGAGCGTGGAGGGCAAAGAGCTTCTGGTGATCGAGTTTTCCAGTAACCCGGGGCAACATGAGTTGC TCGAGCCGGAAGTGAAGCTCATTGGCAACATGCACGGGAACGAGGTGCTGGGCAGGCAGCTGCTGATCTACCTGGCCCAGTACCTGTGCTCGGAGTACCTGCTGGGGAACCAGCGCGTCCAGGCGCTCGTCGAAACCACCCGCATCCACATCCTCACCTCCATGAACCCCGACGGCTACCAGCTAGCCTCCTCAGAGGTAGAGGGTAGCAATGACCCAGACAGCGAAGAA GGTCCCTGGTACAACGGGTGGATCACCGGACGGGCCAACGCCCAGAACCTTGACCTGAACAGGAACTTCCCTGACCTGACGTCCATCGTTTACAGCCGCCGCAGGACGCGGCGTTACCGCACCAACCGCATCCCCATCCCAGACTCTTACTGGTCTGGTAAG GTGGCTCCGGAGACGTACGCTGTGATGAAGTGGATCCGGTCCATCCCCTTCGTGATCTCCGCCAGTCTGCACGGGGGCGAGCTCGTCGTCTCCTACCCGTTCGACTTCTCCAGACACCCGCTGGAACACAAGGttctctcccccaccccggATGAGCAG ATATTCAAGCAGCTGGCCAGGACCTATGCAGATGCCCACACCACCATGGCCAGTAACGAAACTGACAGATGTGGTGCCTCGTTCGCCGGTAAAGGTGGCATAATTAATGGAGCGGAGTGGTACAGCTTTGCGGGAG GAATGGCTGACTTCAACTATCTTCACACAAACTGCTTTGAGATCACAGTTGAGCTGGGCTGTGACAAATATCCTGTGGAAGAGGACCTGTACACCGGCTGGCGGGATAACAAAGAGGCTCTGTTGAGCTTCATGGAATCA GTCCATCGTGGTATAAAGGGAATAGTAAAAGACGAATATGGAAATGGAATCAAAGGAGCGAGTATTTCAGTTAGAGGAATCAGGCATGACATCACAACAG cTGAAGGTGGGGACTACTGGAGGCTCCTGACCCCGGGCATCCACATCCTCACGGCCTCGGCCCCCGGCTACACCAGGATGATGAAGAAGATCTACCTGCCCGCGCGGATGCAGAAGGCCGGCCGCGTGGACTTCGTGCTCAAGATGGCCATCCTGGAGCCCGACGTCGACTACTTCAACCCGCCGGCCATGGGCACCTACGACCGCTTCGACCCCTTCAACCAGTTCGAGCGCTACACCCGGAGCGAGCTGGGGGTGAACggggaggagaggcaggaaaAGCCCTGGTGGTGGGCCTACTTCGCCCAGTCGGGCATCTCCGCCCCCACCTGGCTCCTGCGGAACTATTAG
- the LOC135259961 gene encoding carboxypeptidase Z-like isoform X2, with amino-acid sequence MYTEYKRIKMNVVVFALNVAAVVVWCAPRRCEPGDEILGRCRASDEDRARCTDMMLGYCDDMPYTRTIFPNLLDHRSREEAEAGAEYLLLSVVESLLKGECTPDVRMLGCSVLAPRCERDRALKPCRSSCEAVQRSCAHAFEAIEMAWPYFLDCDRFFVSDEEGCYDPLEGLREKEEAVLASVSPEEPGTIIQFIYHTNAQMINILKKTAAMCPDIASTYSIGRSVEGKELLVIEFSSNPGQHELLEPEVKLIGNMHGNEVLGRQLLIYLAQYLCSEYLLGNQRVQALVETTRIHILTSMNPDGYQLASSEVEGSNDPDSEEGPWYNGWITGRANAQNLDLNRNFPDLTSIVYSRRRTRRYRTNRIPIPDSYWSGKVAPETYAVMKWIRSIPFVISASLHGGELVVSYPFDFSRHPLEHKVLSPTPDEQIFKQLARTYADAHTTMASNETDRCGASFAGKGGIINGAEWYSFAGGMADFNYLHTNCFEITVELGCDKYPVEEDLYTGWRDNKEALLSFMESVHRGIKGIVKDEYGNGIKGASISVRGIRHDITTAEGGDYWRLLTPGIHILTASAPGYTRMMKKIYLPARMQKAGRVDFVLKMAILEPDVDYFNPPAMGTYDRFDPFNQFERYTRSELGVNGEERQEKPWWWAYFAQSGISAPTWLLRNY; translated from the exons ATGTATACGGAGTACAAACGGATCAAGATGAAcgttgttgtttttgcattaaatGTAGCGGCTGTGGTCGTCTGGTGTGCCCCACGACGTTGCGAACCTGGAGACGAAATTTTAG GAAGATGCAGAGCTTCAGATGAAGACAGAG CCAGGTGCACGGACATGATGCTGGGCTACTGCGACGACATGCCGTACACCCGGACCATCTTCCCCAACCTCCTGGACCACCGGAGccgggaggaggcggaggcgggggcggaGTACCTGCTGCTGAGCGTGGTGGAGTCGCTGCTGAAGGGGGAGTGCACGCCGGACGTGCGCATGCTGGGCTGCTCGGTGCTGGCGCCGCGCTGCGAGCGGGACCGCGCCCTCAAGCCGTGCCGCAGCTCGTGCGAGGCCGTGCAGCGCAGCTGCGCCCACGCCTTCGAGGCCATCGAGATGGCCTGGCCCTACTTCCTGGACTGCGACCGCTTCTTCGTCAGCGACGAGGAGGGCTGCTACGACCCCCTGGAGGGGCTGAGAG AGAAAGAAGAGGCGGTCCTTGCCAGCGTCTCCCCAGAAGAGCCTGGCACCATCATCCAGTTCATCTACCACACGAACGCGCAGATGATAAACATACTGAAGAAGACGGCTGCGATGTGCCCCGACATCGCCTCCACCTACAGCATCGGTCGGAGCGTGGAGGGCAAAGAGCTTCTGGTGATCGAGTTTTCCAGTAACCCGGGGCAACATGAGTTGC TCGAGCCGGAAGTGAAGCTCATTGGCAACATGCACGGGAACGAGGTGCTGGGCAGGCAGCTGCTGATCTACCTGGCCCAGTACCTGTGCTCGGAGTACCTGCTGGGGAACCAGCGCGTCCAGGCGCTCGTCGAAACCACCCGCATCCACATCCTCACCTCCATGAACCCCGACGGCTACCAGCTAGCCTCCTCAGAGGTAGAGGGTAGCAATGACCCAGACAGCGAAGAA GGTCCCTGGTACAACGGGTGGATCACCGGACGGGCCAACGCCCAGAACCTTGACCTGAACAGGAACTTCCCTGACCTGACGTCCATCGTTTACAGCCGCCGCAGGACGCGGCGTTACCGCACCAACCGCATCCCCATCCCAGACTCTTACTGGTCTGGTAAG GTGGCTCCGGAGACGTACGCTGTGATGAAGTGGATCCGGTCCATCCCCTTCGTGATCTCCGCCAGTCTGCACGGGGGCGAGCTCGTCGTCTCCTACCCGTTCGACTTCTCCAGACACCCGCTGGAACACAAGGttctctcccccaccccggATGAGCAG ATATTCAAGCAGCTGGCCAGGACCTATGCAGATGCCCACACCACCATGGCCAGTAACGAAACTGACAGATGTGGTGCCTCGTTCGCCGGTAAAGGTGGCATAATTAATGGAGCGGAGTGGTACAGCTTTGCGGGAG GAATGGCTGACTTCAACTATCTTCACACAAACTGCTTTGAGATCACAGTTGAGCTGGGCTGTGACAAATATCCTGTGGAAGAGGACCTGTACACCGGCTGGCGGGATAACAAAGAGGCTCTGTTGAGCTTCATGGAATCA GTCCATCGTGGTATAAAGGGAATAGTAAAAGACGAATATGGAAATGGAATCAAAGGAGCGAGTATTTCAGTTAGAGGAATCAGGCATGACATCACAACAG cTGAAGGTGGGGACTACTGGAGGCTCCTGACCCCGGGCATCCACATCCTCACGGCCTCGGCCCCCGGCTACACCAGGATGATGAAGAAGATCTACCTGCCCGCGCGGATGCAGAAGGCCGGCCGCGTGGACTTCGTGCTCAAGATGGCCATCCTGGAGCCCGACGTCGACTACTTCAACCCGCCGGCCATGGGCACCTACGACCGCTTCGACCCCTTCAACCAGTTCGAGCGCTACACCCGGAGCGAGCTGGGGGTGAACggggaggagaggcaggaaaAGCCCTGGTGGTGGGCCTACTTCGCCCAGTCGGGCATCTCCGCCCCCACCTGGCTCCTGCGGAACTATTAG